ATATGTTCTCATATTGTCGCTCATGATATACTCCTTTTTAATTATTTTTTCAATTACTTAGAGTATATCATGAGCGACAGCTAATGTGTTCTCAATCTATTTCTAAAAATGTGTCCGGTAGTGAGGATACTATTAAGGATACTATGATCAGACGATTTGTACGATTTTCGACCCAAAGTTATACCGGCTATGGCCTGCTGGATGAAGGTGAAGAGAAAATAAGGGAGATAGAGGGCTCTCCATTCGGAGAGCACCTTGTGACCGACCGCTGGCACGATCAGAGCCAGGTCAGGATTTCGCCACCCTGTCAGCCCTCCAAAATCGTAGCCGTAGGGCTTAATTACCGGGACCATGCCAGAGAGTTGAACCTGCCCGAACCGGATGAACCCCTGCTCTTTTTGAAACCACCGAGTGCGGTCATCGGCCACGAAGGGACGATCATCATCCCCGCAATGTCTCAGCAGGTCGAATATGAAGGGGAATTGGCAATTGTCATCGGCAAGCGGGCCGGGAGGGTCAAACCGGAAGATGCGGCTGACTATATTGCGGGCTATACGTGTGCCAATGATGTTACTGCCCGTGACTTACAGAAAAAAGATGGTCAATGGACCAGGGCCAAATCCTTCGACACCTTTGCCAGCTTTGGTCCCTGCCTGGTCTCAGGGCTTGATGCGGATAATCTTGGCATTCGTACCTACCTGAATGGCCAGCTCCGGCAGTCGTCACATACCAGTCAGTTGATTTTCTCTCCCGCTTTCCTGGTGAGCTTTATCTCCCGGATTATGACCCTGCTTCCGCACGATATAATCCTTACCGGCACCCCGGCCGGGGTAGGCGCTCTGCATCCGGGAGATGTGGTGGAGGTGG
The genomic region above belongs to bacterium and contains:
- a CDS encoding fumarylacetoacetate hydrolase family protein produces the protein MIRRFVRFSTQSYTGYGLLDEGEEKIREIEGSPFGEHLVTDRWHDQSQVRISPPCQPSKIVAVGLNYRDHARELNLPEPDEPLLFLKPPSAVIGHEGTIIIPAMSQQVEYEGELAIVIGKRAGRVKPEDAADYIAGYTCANDVTARDLQKKDGQWTRAKSFDTFASFGPCLVSGLDADNLGIRTYLNGQLRQSSHTSQLIFSPAFLVSFISRIMTLLPHDIILTGTPAGVGALHPGDVVEVEIECLGRLRNKVITE